A single genomic interval of Deltaproteobacteria bacterium harbors:
- a CDS encoding enoyl-CoA hydratase/isomerase family protein: MAEVEVRYEVKAQRAFLTIDRPTVRNALGAETINQLLAALERADADADVRAIVLTGAGEKVFCAGGDLSSMAPPDGFLSGHEGRARYAQLLTAFSRIGKPSVARVNGHAMAGGLGLVLACDFAVMAEEAELGLPEADRGLFPMMVTALLQRHVGRKRALELLILGDRLDHKAALAWGLVNRTAPRAELDAAVDKLTGNLVDKSPAVLRLGRRAYFTVEDLALPPALEHLNAQLSMNLLLEDAAEGVSAFLQKRAPEWKGK, from the coding sequence ATGGCCGAGGTCGAGGTCCGCTACGAGGTGAAGGCGCAGCGCGCCTTCTTGACCATCGACAGGCCCACGGTGCGCAACGCGCTGGGCGCCGAGACCATCAACCAGCTCCTGGCCGCGCTCGAGCGCGCCGATGCCGACGCCGACGTTCGCGCCATCGTGCTCACCGGGGCAGGGGAGAAGGTCTTCTGCGCGGGCGGCGATCTCTCCTCGATGGCGCCGCCGGATGGATTCCTCTCCGGCCACGAGGGCCGCGCCCGCTACGCGCAGCTGCTCACCGCGTTCTCGCGCATCGGCAAGCCGTCGGTCGCACGCGTCAATGGTCACGCCATGGCCGGCGGACTGGGGCTCGTGCTCGCGTGCGACTTCGCAGTGATGGCCGAGGAGGCCGAGCTCGGGCTGCCCGAGGCCGATCGCGGACTCTTTCCGATGATGGTGACTGCCTTGTTGCAACGCCACGTGGGCCGCAAGCGCGCGCTGGAGTTGCTCATCCTGGGCGACAGGCTCGACCACAAGGCCGCGCTGGCCTGGGGCTTGGTCAATCGCACTGCGCCGCGCGCCGAGCTCGACGCCGCTGTGGACAAGCTCACCGGTAACCTGGTGGACAAGAGCCCCGCGGTGCTGCGCCTCGGACGCCGCGCGTACTTTACCGTCGAGGACCTGGCGCTGCCGCCGGCGCTGGAGCACCTGAACGCGCAGCTCTCGATGAACCTGTTATTGGAAGATGCCGCCGAGGGCGTCTCCGCGTTTCTGCAGAAGCGCGCCCCCGAGTGGAAAGGAAAGTAG
- a CDS encoding YkgJ family cysteine cluster protein, with translation MECTKCGACCVAPDIAALGKPLGLACPHLGPDNLCRVYESRPQVCRDYEPDELCNKIVASTLDARVKNYLEIFDLLDEANELRQARKLPVLK, from the coding sequence GTGGAGTGCACCAAGTGCGGCGCGTGCTGCGTCGCCCCGGACATCGCCGCGCTGGGCAAGCCGCTCGGGCTCGCGTGTCCGCACCTCGGGCCCGACAACCTGTGCCGTGTGTACGAGAGCCGGCCGCAGGTGTGTCGCGACTACGAGCCCGACGAGCTGTGTAACAAAATTGTTGCATCGACGCTCGACGCGCGCGTGAAGAACTACCTCGAGATCTTCGATTTGCTCGACGAGGCGAACGAGCTTCGCCAGGCGCGCAAGCTGCCGGTGCTGAAATGA
- the lptD gene encoding LPS assembly protein LptD: MSAPALLALLVATQAPLPRPVESSADTLELTPSTRASKLLGHATLTQGGLTLRADEIDYDPVQSRAVAVGNVLFADGLLGGTALRVDVDLQNETGRFDGATLWQKGRATPAQVAAARTADQMRLVGKNELTLKADVVQKLAHGAFEAYGLYLTPCDCAGPGFLTEPPSWSVRASRALVKPGESARLTWATLYIKDVPVLPMPVIFLPLSNRQTGFLLPKPNYTGRNGFQLEQPFFWAINKSWDATITPGYFFGEDHFTTTTYDVPPHVSSLEPFGKLNPGAVLSLFPYSKVSTNNANDPGANYGMTGPRIDTELRYTPSLDTHGRLTFALVDDLKPEDDHPHRGLRGEMSFAHVQNLGAGFSDRVDAAAVSDQDYFRDVTADLFAAQSSYLRSDARVDHKTDDTQGYVTASYYQALNGTPPQPYSLQPFFGPNNVNADTFQRLPAFAFAVEEQGLGPLRLLGLVDGARYAPLTARTLQTCPIIGTDPTTGQPVADPTCANDTALVNARSVENRIGVQPELRLPLRLGRFAELTPYVIGRADAWHVEASSDADRARAFGVFGATLESELSRTFGPSDGVRWRHVISPAVEVRGTPGSVGKGPDIPDDELDAPFGSAYGVGPISTQNGPAPNAYPAASASGASVPAALQGVALIRTRLDRRDGQNVSEPLRADLGQGYDLERGVAGDTFADLALTVGPVSTSGQLRYALNERRIVGLSAHALWTTPTGSTLSLGYARMRSFLTDPMRAGLFDLVGPPGAPGPGIETDRLDLGGHWRASTSLSLDLGLTWIPNAVKLNAFSSKPPGEGNTFSWQRLAAYSVGMNYGSPCDCWSLRLGVLIQPSLFPGQPFKPTNFFFVLDAHRLGGSLGPSTAREN; this comes from the coding sequence ATGAGCGCTCCCGCACTGCTGGCCCTGCTCGTCGCCACCCAGGCGCCTCTGCCGCGCCCGGTGGAGTCCAGCGCCGACACGCTCGAGCTCACGCCGTCCACGCGCGCCTCCAAGCTGCTCGGGCACGCCACGCTCACCCAGGGCGGGCTCACCCTGCGCGCCGACGAGATCGACTACGACCCGGTGCAGAGCCGCGCGGTGGCCGTGGGCAACGTCCTCTTCGCCGACGGGCTCCTGGGCGGGACGGCGCTGCGTGTCGACGTGGATCTGCAGAACGAGACGGGCCGCTTCGACGGCGCCACGCTCTGGCAAAAGGGCCGCGCCACGCCGGCGCAGGTGGCTGCCGCACGGACCGCGGACCAGATGCGGCTGGTGGGAAAGAACGAGCTCACCCTGAAAGCGGACGTGGTGCAGAAGCTCGCGCACGGGGCGTTCGAGGCCTATGGGCTGTACCTCACGCCCTGCGACTGCGCGGGTCCGGGCTTTCTCACCGAGCCGCCGTCGTGGAGCGTGCGCGCGAGCCGGGCGCTGGTGAAGCCGGGCGAGAGCGCGCGGCTCACCTGGGCCACGCTCTACATCAAGGACGTGCCCGTGCTGCCCATGCCGGTGATCTTCTTGCCGCTGTCGAATCGGCAGACCGGGTTTCTGCTGCCCAAGCCGAACTACACCGGGCGCAACGGCTTCCAGCTCGAGCAGCCGTTCTTCTGGGCCATCAACAAGAGCTGGGACGCGACGATCACGCCCGGGTACTTCTTCGGCGAGGATCACTTCACCACCACCACGTACGACGTCCCGCCGCACGTCTCGTCCCTCGAGCCGTTCGGGAAGCTGAACCCGGGAGCGGTGTTGTCGCTGTTCCCATACAGCAAGGTCAGCACCAACAACGCCAACGATCCCGGCGCGAACTACGGCATGACCGGCCCGCGCATCGATACCGAGCTGCGCTACACGCCCAGCCTGGACACGCACGGTCGCCTCACGTTCGCGCTCGTGGACGACCTCAAGCCCGAGGACGATCACCCGCACCGCGGGCTGCGCGGGGAGATGTCGTTCGCGCACGTGCAGAACCTGGGCGCGGGCTTCTCGGATCGCGTCGACGCCGCGGCCGTCTCGGACCAGGACTATTTCCGCGACGTCACCGCCGACCTCTTCGCCGCGCAATCGAGCTACCTGCGCTCCGACGCGCGCGTCGATCACAAGACAGACGACACCCAGGGCTATGTGACCGCGAGCTACTACCAGGCGCTCAACGGCACGCCGCCGCAGCCCTACTCCCTGCAGCCGTTCTTCGGCCCGAACAACGTCAACGCCGACACCTTCCAGCGCTTGCCCGCGTTCGCGTTCGCCGTCGAGGAGCAGGGGCTGGGGCCGCTGAGGCTCCTGGGACTGGTGGATGGCGCGCGCTACGCGCCGCTCACTGCGCGCACGCTTCAGACATGCCCCATCATCGGCACCGATCCGACGACCGGTCAGCCGGTCGCCGATCCCACCTGCGCCAACGACACCGCCCTCGTGAACGCGCGCAGCGTGGAGAACCGCATCGGCGTCCAGCCCGAGCTTCGCTTGCCGCTGCGGCTCGGCCGGTTCGCGGAGCTCACGCCGTATGTCATCGGTCGCGCGGACGCGTGGCACGTGGAGGCGTCGAGCGATGCGGATCGCGCGCGCGCGTTCGGCGTCTTTGGCGCCACGCTCGAGTCGGAGCTCTCGCGCACCTTCGGCCCTTCAGATGGCGTGCGCTGGCGACACGTGATCTCCCCGGCCGTCGAGGTTCGCGGCACGCCCGGCTCGGTGGGCAAGGGCCCGGATATCCCCGACGACGAGCTCGACGCGCCCTTCGGCTCTGCGTACGGCGTCGGTCCCATCTCGACGCAGAACGGCCCCGCGCCCAACGCGTACCCCGCCGCCAGCGCCAGCGGAGCCTCCGTGCCCGCGGCGCTCCAGGGCGTCGCGCTCATTCGCACCCGCCTCGATCGCCGCGACGGCCAGAACGTCAGCGAGCCCCTCCGCGCGGACCTCGGCCAGGGCTACGACCTGGAGCGCGGCGTCGCCGGCGACACCTTCGCCGACCTCGCGCTGACCGTCGGCCCGGTGAGCACCTCGGGCCAGCTCCGCTACGCCCTGAACGAACGCCGCATCGTTGGCCTCAGCGCGCACGCCCTCTGGACCACGCCCACCGGCAGCACGCTCTCGCTCGGCTACGCGCGCATGCGCAGCTTCCTCACCGATCCCATGCGCGCCGGCCTCTTCGATCTCGTCGGCCCGCCCGGCGCGCCCGGACCCGGCATCGAGACCGACCGCCTGGACCTCGGCGGCCACTGGCGCGCGTCGACCTCGCTCAGCCTCGATCTCGGCCTGACCTGGATCCCCAACGCCGTGAAGCTGAATGCCTTCTCATCCAAGCCACCCGGCGAGGGCAACACCTTCTCCTGGCAGCGCCTGGCCGCCTACTCGGTGGGCATGAACTACGGCTCGCCCTGCGATTGTTGGTCGTTGAGGCTGGGCGTGCTCATCCAGCCGTCGCTCTTCCCGGGCCAGCCGTTCAAGCCGACCAACTTCTTCTTCGTTTTGGACGCGCACCGGCTTGGGGGTAGTCTGGGACCCTCGACTGCAAGAGAGAACTAG
- a CDS encoding alpha/beta fold hydrolase encodes MRVLSEPPLKPPTVDEIDFKALYKKSEYDVETADGWLLKITRYQPRPQAFEQPVLDEPLLLVHGFSQNRHAWTAGQFVKNLLYFGVDIHILELRGHGKSSVGLQRERHEKLGTPLPKDLAYEWDLDSYLLYDLPAAIHAMKRVTGREKIFYCGHSMGGILGYGHAGMHDDLEGLITIGSPSELGSDFFLLRILAHIEPALTTGVDALLVGVNATTAAHRGLQKAANALRALPGVGTLASRLADAPSPRKLSRKIVPMDAVLKLFEKALSSEKAYRRYETLSRYLVLLSNPDRVTADDIRWLLRNGGEKEPRKVLVQFSRWIRRGEMRCYRTGYDFHQGFARIQIPMAIIFGDMDKLASVKSTRRIYRAAKSEYLLWRPVKGNSHLELTMGHDIRQICYDVKNLIAYAKEHRGRAPSLPRVQ; translated from the coding sequence ATGCGGGTCTTGTCGGAGCCGCCGCTGAAGCCGCCCACGGTCGACGAGATCGACTTCAAGGCGCTGTACAAAAAGTCCGAGTACGACGTCGAGACCGCCGACGGCTGGCTGCTGAAGATCACCCGCTACCAGCCGCGCCCTCAGGCGTTCGAGCAGCCTGTCCTCGACGAGCCCTTGCTGCTCGTGCACGGCTTCTCGCAGAACCGCCACGCCTGGACCGCCGGGCAGTTCGTGAAGAACCTGCTCTACTTCGGCGTGGACATCCACATCCTGGAGCTGCGCGGCCACGGCAAGAGCTCGGTGGGCCTGCAGCGCGAGCGGCACGAGAAGCTCGGCACGCCGCTCCCCAAGGATCTCGCCTACGAGTGGGACCTCGACAGCTACCTGCTTTACGACCTGCCCGCAGCCATCCACGCAATGAAGCGCGTCACCGGGCGGGAGAAGATCTTCTATTGCGGCCACTCCATGGGCGGCATCCTCGGCTACGGCCACGCGGGGATGCACGACGACCTCGAGGGCCTCATCACCATCGGCTCGCCGAGCGAGCTGGGCAGCGACTTCTTCTTGCTGCGCATCCTGGCGCACATCGAGCCCGCGCTGACCACGGGCGTGGACGCGCTGCTGGTGGGCGTGAACGCGACGACCGCCGCGCACCGCGGACTGCAGAAGGCCGCGAACGCGCTGCGGGCCTTGCCAGGCGTGGGGACGCTCGCTTCACGGCTCGCCGACGCGCCCTCGCCGCGCAAGCTCTCGCGCAAGATCGTGCCCATGGACGCGGTGCTGAAGCTCTTCGAGAAGGCGCTCTCGAGCGAGAAGGCGTACCGCCGCTACGAGACGCTCTCGCGGTACCTGGTGCTGCTCTCGAACCCGGATCGCGTCACCGCCGACGACATCCGCTGGCTCCTGCGCAACGGCGGCGAGAAGGAGCCGCGCAAGGTGCTGGTGCAGTTCTCACGCTGGATTCGCCGGGGCGAGATGCGCTGCTACCGCACCGGCTACGACTTCCACCAGGGCTTCGCGCGCATCCAGATCCCCATGGCGATCATCTTTGGCGACATGGACAAGCTGGCGAGCGTGAAGAGCACGCGACGCATCTACCGCGCGGCCAAGAGCGAATATCTCCTGTGGCGGCCGGTGAAGGGCAACAGCCACCTCGAGCTCACGATGGGGCACGACATCCGTCAGATTTGCTACGACGTGAAGAACCTCATCGCCTACGCCAAGGAGCACCGCGGGCGCGCGCCGAGCCTGCCCCGCGTCCAGTAG
- a CDS encoding TetR/AcrR family transcriptional regulator has product MSRARAKPAPTENSEADRRAEILRAAIEVFASKGYHGCRIADVAKQAGVAYGLVYHYFKNKEELLESVFSASFGRFAHAIDKLVEGDGSASAMLERIVDFAFDAYLADPRAVKVLIFEIVRSPAFREAAKVSAMQHAMEATARLVAKGQKSGELRDDVAPFVAASILFGAVETALTAFVLGAVSSAEGVAKVKRDLLAVYLQGMSPPQGAPLPRGYKAEHRENGRRAAR; this is encoded by the coding sequence TTGAGCCGCGCGCGCGCCAAGCCAGCACCTACCGAGAACAGCGAGGCCGACCGCCGGGCGGAGATCCTGCGCGCGGCCATCGAGGTGTTCGCCAGCAAGGGCTACCACGGCTGCCGCATCGCCGACGTGGCCAAGCAGGCGGGCGTGGCCTACGGGCTCGTGTACCACTACTTCAAGAACAAGGAAGAGCTGCTGGAGAGCGTGTTCTCCGCGAGCTTCGGCCGGTTCGCGCACGCCATCGACAAGCTGGTGGAGGGCGACGGCTCGGCCTCCGCGATGCTCGAGCGCATCGTCGACTTCGCGTTCGACGCGTACCTCGCCGACCCGCGCGCGGTGAAGGTCCTCATCTTCGAGATCGTGCGCAGCCCGGCGTTCCGCGAGGCGGCCAAGGTCTCTGCCATGCAGCACGCGATGGAGGCGACTGCGCGGCTGGTCGCCAAGGGGCAGAAGTCGGGCGAGCTGCGTGACGACGTGGCGCCCTTCGTGGCCGCGAGCATCCTCTTCGGCGCGGTGGAGACGGCGCTGACGGCGTTCGTGCTCGGCGCGGTGAGCAGCGCCGAGGGCGTGGCCAAGGTGAAGCGCGACCTGCTCGCGGTGTATCTGCAGGGCATGTCGCCGCCACAGGGCGCGCCGCTGCCGCGCGGGTACAAGGCGGAGCACCGCGAGAACGGCCGTCGGGCGGCGCGGTAG
- a CDS encoding acetyl-CoA carboxylase carboxyltransferase subunit beta — protein sequence MAWFTKKAEPKVAAGPDKKSRMEGLWTKCDKCEEILYRQELERNWNVCPLCGHHMPWPARARLQALLDDGVFQELDTELASEDPLQFSDSKKYRDRLKSTRKNLEENDAFISGLGRINGHPVSVGCFNFEFMGGSMGSVVGEKVTRVFERAFEQRCAAIVFSASGGARMQEGIFSLMQMAKTSAAINRFREVRKPYISVMLHPTTGGVAASFSWLGDVIIAEPNALIGFAGPRVIEQTIRQKLPEGFQRSEFLIEKGMIDGIVPRKELRDRLIQLLGLLD from the coding sequence ATGGCGTGGTTCACCAAGAAGGCCGAGCCCAAGGTCGCCGCCGGTCCCGACAAGAAGAGCCGCATGGAAGGGCTCTGGACCAAGTGCGACAAGTGCGAGGAGATCCTCTACCGCCAGGAGCTGGAGCGGAACTGGAACGTCTGCCCGCTCTGCGGCCACCACATGCCCTGGCCCGCGCGCGCCCGGCTGCAGGCCCTCCTCGACGACGGCGTCTTCCAGGAGCTCGACACCGAGCTCGCCAGCGAGGATCCGCTCCAGTTCAGCGACTCCAAGAAGTACCGCGACCGCCTCAAGAGCACGCGCAAGAACCTCGAGGAGAACGACGCCTTCATCTCCGGGCTGGGCCGCATCAACGGCCATCCGGTGTCGGTGGGCTGCTTCAACTTCGAGTTCATGGGCGGCTCGATGGGATCCGTCGTCGGCGAGAAGGTGACGCGGGTGTTCGAGCGCGCCTTCGAGCAGCGCTGCGCGGCCATCGTGTTCAGCGCCTCGGGCGGCGCGCGCATGCAGGAGGGCATCTTTTCGCTGATGCAGATGGCCAAGACCTCCGCCGCCATCAACCGCTTCCGCGAGGTCCGCAAACCCTACATCTCGGTGATGTTGCACCCGACCACCGGCGGCGTGGCCGCGAGCTTCTCCTGGCTGGGCGACGTGATCATCGCCGAGCCGAACGCGCTCATCGGCTTCGCCGGGCCACGCGTGATCGAGCAGACCATCCGCCAGAAGCTCCCCGAGGGCTTCCAGCGCAGCGAGTTCCTCATCGAGAAGGGGATGATCGACGGCATCGTCCCGCGCAAGGAGCTCCGCGACCGGCTCATCCAGCTGCTCGGACTCCTGGATTAG
- a CDS encoding bifunctional folylpolyglutamate synthase/dihydrofolate synthase produces the protein MNPHAFLESLTPSTMKFGLDRMRAADDALGNPWKSYRTLHVAGTNGKGSTCAFAEAILTEHGARVGVYTSPHLDRVNERITANGRDISDAELARGIDAICTAYPPAADPKHPDTLTYFEFLTALAFWHFQHARVDVGIIEVGLGGRHDATNVITANACAIATIGFDHTEYLGNTLAKIASEKAGILKPGVPAAVLTREPEALDEIQQIAKELGAPLKLHGRDFEITDDWLRLGEEKFGPVMLALAGEHQKGNAALAAQLTRLLLPNIDETAIVNGLAMTHWPGRLETVNGVLLDGAHNAEGARALAIYLDTLGKPVHLVFGALGDKDVAAMVDSLAPRAKAAYLVTPDSPRALAPSAYLPRIAERTRAQAFDSLEAGIQAARAAARADGGQVVVAGSLYLVGPARRLLSIALGAG, from the coding sequence ATGAATCCGCACGCGTTCCTCGAGTCGCTGACGCCGTCGACGATGAAGTTCGGGCTCGACCGCATGCGCGCGGCCGACGACGCGCTTGGCAATCCGTGGAAGAGCTACCGCACGCTGCACGTGGCGGGCACGAACGGGAAGGGCAGCACCTGCGCGTTCGCCGAGGCGATCCTCACCGAGCACGGCGCGCGCGTGGGCGTGTACACCTCGCCGCACCTCGATCGCGTCAACGAGCGCATCACCGCCAACGGCCGCGACATCAGCGACGCCGAGCTCGCCCGCGGCATCGACGCCATCTGCACCGCGTACCCGCCGGCTGCAGATCCGAAGCATCCCGACACGCTGACCTACTTCGAGTTTCTGACCGCGCTCGCGTTCTGGCACTTCCAGCACGCGCGCGTGGACGTGGGCATCATCGAGGTCGGGCTCGGCGGCCGGCACGACGCGACCAACGTCATCACCGCGAACGCCTGCGCCATCGCGACCATCGGCTTCGATCACACCGAGTACCTGGGCAACACGCTCGCGAAGATCGCGTCGGAGAAGGCCGGCATCCTGAAGCCCGGCGTGCCTGCCGCAGTGCTCACGCGCGAGCCCGAGGCGCTCGACGAAATCCAGCAGATCGCGAAGGAGCTCGGCGCGCCGCTCAAGCTGCACGGACGCGACTTCGAGATCACGGACGACTGGCTGCGGCTCGGCGAAGAGAAGTTCGGACCGGTGATGCTCGCGCTCGCCGGCGAGCACCAGAAGGGCAACGCCGCGCTCGCCGCACAATTGACGCGGCTCCTGCTCCCGAACATCGACGAGACCGCCATCGTGAACGGGCTCGCCATGACCCACTGGCCGGGCCGGCTCGAGACCGTGAACGGCGTGCTCCTCGACGGCGCCCACAACGCCGAGGGTGCCCGGGCGCTCGCGATATATCTCGATACCCTGGGCAAGCCGGTGCACCTGGTCTTCGGCGCGCTCGGCGACAAGGACGTCGCGGCGATGGTGGACAGCCTGGCGCCGCGGGCGAAGGCCGCCTACCTGGTCACGCCCGACAGCCCTCGCGCCCTCGCGCCGAGCGCCTATTTGCCTCGCATCGCAGAGCGGACGCGCGCCCAGGCGTTCGACTCGCTGGAGGCCGGAATCCAAGCCGCGAGGGCCGCCGCTCGAGCAGACGGCGGCCAGGTGGTCGTGGCCGGCAGCCTGTACCTCGTGGGGCCTGCGCGTCGGCTACTGAGCATTGCGCTTGGCGCGGGGTGA
- a CDS encoding AMIN domain-containing protein has product MRLGSALGFVAMGLWASTAAAQQAPTTALNQLTHVQVVDGAVEIACSGRPNFTSLNLQAPPRLVLDFADTVLVEKPHEILAKVPGLKGLRTESFHSDTGAVARVVLTLEPDADADIAAAPGNVLRVKVLGAHATAVAKADPGKLDFAKADADARARAAADAENANSRAADAEAKAAAESKARADAEAKAAAESRARADAEAKAQAAEEKLKRLEAERAAAEAKADAESKARAQAEAQAKQDHADAEAKAKAAADAKARADAAEKARLAEEARHKEEEAAAAEKARLAEAQHQKEEAAAAEQARLAQQAIDQQRAEQEKRHQDDEKRRQKEARATAEQAERDLKAAEAKSRAEQAERDRLAQRAKAQAEAEARAEQEHLAQQREAERSARLAEARAAVQDRPMPARAETRVASANPTDHVAVRAGLKDVSLVGFRQGGQGGRVFIRANDAVAYTVTETSPTLLVVELQDARIAQRNGVLPLDTSFFPGPVAMITPSEDKRNRTVRVEIKLKQKATYSARLDGSEVVVEFPTEQ; this is encoded by the coding sequence ATGCGTCTGGGCAGCGCGCTCGGCTTTGTGGCCATGGGGCTCTGGGCCTCGACGGCTGCCGCTCAGCAAGCGCCGACCACCGCTCTGAACCAGCTCACCCACGTGCAGGTCGTCGACGGCGCGGTCGAGATTGCGTGCAGTGGTCGCCCCAACTTCACCTCGCTGAACCTTCAAGCGCCGCCGCGGCTGGTGCTGGATTTCGCGGACACCGTGCTCGTCGAGAAGCCGCACGAGATTTTGGCGAAGGTGCCCGGCCTCAAGGGCCTGCGCACCGAGAGCTTCCACAGCGACACCGGCGCCGTCGCGCGCGTGGTGCTCACCCTCGAGCCCGACGCCGACGCGGACATCGCCGCCGCGCCGGGCAACGTCCTGCGTGTCAAGGTGCTGGGCGCGCACGCCACGGCCGTCGCCAAGGCCGATCCGGGCAAGCTCGACTTTGCCAAGGCCGACGCCGACGCCCGCGCCCGCGCTGCCGCGGATGCCGAGAATGCCAACTCGCGCGCCGCCGACGCCGAGGCCAAGGCTGCCGCCGAGTCCAAGGCCCGCGCCGATGCCGAAGCCAAGGCCGCCGCCGAGTCCAGGGCGCGCGCCGATGCCGAAGCGAAGGCCCAGGCCGCGGAAGAGAAGCTCAAGCGCCTCGAGGCCGAGCGCGCCGCCGCCGAAGCGAAGGCCGACGCGGAGTCGAAGGCCCGCGCGCAGGCCGAAGCCCAGGCCAAGCAGGATCACGCCGACGCCGAGGCGAAGGCCAAGGCCGCCGCCGACGCCAAGGCCCGTGCGGATGCTGCCGAGAAGGCGCGCCTGGCGGAGGAGGCGCGGCACAAGGAAGAAGAGGCCGCCGCCGCCGAGAAGGCGCGGCTCGCGGAGGCGCAGCACCAGAAAGAGGAGGCCGCCGCTGCGGAGCAGGCCCGCTTGGCGCAGCAGGCGATCGATCAGCAGCGCGCCGAGCAAGAGAAGCGCCACCAGGACGACGAGAAGCGCCGCCAGAAGGAAGCCCGCGCCACCGCAGAGCAGGCCGAGCGCGATCTCAAGGCCGCCGAGGCGAAGAGCCGCGCCGAGCAGGCCGAGCGCGATCGATTGGCCCAGCGAGCGAAGGCCCAGGCCGAGGCCGAAGCCCGCGCCGAGCAGGAGCACCTCGCTCAGCAGCGCGAGGCCGAGCGCAGCGCGCGGCTCGCCGAGGCCCGCGCGGCGGTCCAGGACCGTCCGATGCCTGCGCGCGCCGAGACCCGCGTCGCCAGCGCGAACCCGACCGATCACGTGGCCGTGCGTGCCGGCTTGAAAGATGTGTCGCTCGTCGGCTTCCGTCAGGGTGGGCAAGGGGGGCGGGTGTTCATCCGCGCCAACGATGCCGTCGCGTACACCGTGACCGAGACCTCGCCCACGCTGCTCGTGGTGGAGCTGCAGGACGCGCGCATCGCCCAGCGCAACGGCGTGCTCCCGCTCGACACCAGCTTCTTCCCCGGCCCGGTGGCGATGATCACCCCGAGCGAGGACAAGCGGAACCGCACCGTGCGCGTGGAGATCAAGCTCAAGCAGAAGGCGACGTACTCCGCGCGGCTCGACGGATCCGAAGTGGTCGTCGAGTTCCCCACCGAGCAGTAA
- a CDS encoding helix-turn-helix transcriptional regulator — MTVDVVRQLGQRIRELRTGRRSGPMTQEDLAERADISVSFLSMIERGERAPHLQTLAHIAGALEVELAELFVAAREAGKRKRARG; from the coding sequence ATGACCGTGGACGTCGTTCGACAGCTGGGCCAGCGCATCCGTGAACTGAGGACAGGTCGCCGTAGCGGACCCATGACACAAGAGGACCTCGCCGAGCGCGCGGACATCTCGGTCTCGTTCCTCTCCATGATTGAGCGCGGAGAGCGCGCGCCCCACCTCCAGACGCTGGCGCACATCGCCGGCGCGCTCGAGGTGGAGCTGGCGGAGCTCTTCGTGGCCGCGCGAGAAGCGGGCAAGCGCAAGCGGGCGCGCGGCTAG
- a CDS encoding ferritin-like domain-containing protein, with protein sequence MSAEIFELELAGGDAENRYRALRPDIESIDWDSLRTDDATPAQLAFARGQWTASSLQEYATAATHAVTLNLLLRARVPLDLSGMFSSFGLDEIAHAELCARVAEALGGGAPVKYQPDAVFALPGEVERPLFAAAVRVLRDCCVAETIAQAVLRAGAKAATLPVLKSVHGSLARDEAAHGRFGWLFFEWAAPRMSEPDRAALGRLANEELARHRDIWKVLEKDAAGFSAWSVCGDLEVEGYVAAAQRAVERLVRPGFARVGLALD encoded by the coding sequence GTGAGCGCCGAGATCTTCGAGCTCGAGCTGGCCGGCGGCGACGCCGAGAACCGGTACCGCGCGCTCCGTCCGGACATCGAGAGCATCGACTGGGATTCGCTTCGCACCGACGACGCCACGCCCGCGCAGCTCGCTTTTGCGCGCGGACAGTGGACCGCGTCGTCGCTGCAGGAGTACGCCACCGCGGCCACCCACGCGGTGACGCTCAACTTGCTGCTGCGCGCGCGCGTGCCGCTCGATCTCTCGGGCATGTTCTCCAGCTTCGGGCTCGACGAGATCGCGCACGCCGAGCTCTGCGCGCGCGTGGCGGAAGCGCTGGGAGGCGGTGCGCCGGTGAAGTACCAGCCCGACGCCGTCTTTGCGTTGCCGGGTGAAGTGGAGCGGCCGCTCTTCGCCGCCGCGGTGCGCGTGCTGCGCGACTGTTGCGTGGCCGAGACCATCGCGCAGGCGGTGCTCCGCGCGGGCGCAAAGGCGGCGACGCTGCCGGTGCTGAAGAGCGTGCACGGTTCGTTGGCACGCGACGAGGCCGCGCATGGCCGCTTCGGCTGGCTCTTCTTCGAGTGGGCTGCGCCACGCATGAGCGAGCCCGATCGCGCCGCGCTGGGCAGGCTGGCGAACGAAGAGCTCGCGCGACACCGCGACATCTGGAAGGTCCTCGAAAAGGACGCCGCGGGCTTCTCGGCGTGGAGCGTGTGCGGCGACCTCGAAGTGGAGGGCTATGTCGCTGCCGCGCAGCGCGCGGTGGAGCGGCTCGTGCGTCCGGGCTTCGCGCGCGTCGGCCTGGCGCTCGACTAG